The following are encoded in a window of Telmatobacter sp. DSM 110680 genomic DNA:
- a CDS encoding TM0106 family RecB-like putative nuclease: MRIVASDLMSLYLPSPCSGRVIHRFRGEEEAEPTEFDRVLRELGRRHEQEHLQSLGAVVDLSRVPKEERFGKTLEAIAARVAVIYQPAFRLMTSIDGIECELVGYPDFLILNDDEYIIRDSKMARRIDDEHHPEIVLQVGLYGYLFEQACGRIPKAIQVHSGTNAIVDVPYDGGVNAMAELRRIIALRATEGEFYEPVGWSKCSACGFKEKCWETAKQIDDVAILPDVDQSLAIALHGIGVTSISQLLQSFDITSLSEFKRPVGKRIQKVGKKAERILLFAESMKTKQELVLAIPAIPSFPNYVMFDLEGMPPYLDETDKIYLWGMRVFGSTGGEFMPAVAGFGPDGDRDGWLEFLRNADSIFQACGDDIPFVHWASYEKTHISQYSDRYGDPNGVAAHVKANLLDLLTIAHKSIVLPLPSFSLKVIEKHIGYQRTQEEYGGTWSIAQFILATETRDEQLRAQIMDQILKYNDEDLEATWAVFEWLRGKNPSIPSA, encoded by the coding sequence ATGCGAATAGTCGCGTCAGATTTGATGTCGTTGTATCTGCCAAGCCCATGTTCAGGTCGCGTGATTCATAGGTTTCGAGGCGAGGAAGAAGCAGAACCAACTGAATTTGATAGGGTGCTACGAGAACTCGGTCGCCGTCACGAGCAGGAGCATTTGCAGAGCCTCGGTGCCGTTGTGGACCTGAGCCGAGTGCCCAAAGAAGAACGATTCGGCAAAACGCTAGAGGCAATTGCCGCACGAGTCGCTGTTATCTACCAACCTGCCTTTCGCCTGATGACATCCATCGACGGCATCGAATGTGAGCTAGTTGGTTACCCTGACTTCCTGATTCTGAACGACGACGAATACATCATTCGAGATTCCAAGATGGCTCGTCGTATCGATGATGAGCATCACCCTGAAATCGTTCTTCAAGTTGGTCTGTATGGATATCTATTCGAACAAGCCTGCGGCAGAATACCGAAAGCAATTCAGGTGCATAGTGGGACGAACGCCATTGTCGACGTTCCATATGACGGTGGGGTAAACGCAATGGCGGAGTTGCGGCGAATAATCGCGTTGAGAGCAACCGAGGGCGAGTTCTATGAACCTGTTGGCTGGAGCAAGTGCAGTGCCTGTGGCTTCAAGGAGAAGTGTTGGGAAACCGCCAAACAAATCGATGACGTAGCCATACTGCCCGACGTAGACCAGAGTCTCGCAATTGCCCTCCATGGAATCGGCGTAACTTCGATTAGCCAGCTCTTGCAATCTTTCGATATCACTTCATTGAGTGAATTCAAGCGTCCGGTCGGCAAGCGGATACAAAAGGTCGGAAAGAAAGCCGAGAGAATTCTCCTGTTCGCTGAATCGATGAAAACAAAGCAAGAACTGGTGCTGGCAATACCCGCGATACCATCTTTCCCAAATTATGTGATGTTCGACTTGGAAGGAATGCCGCCATACCTAGATGAAACCGACAAAATTTATCTGTGGGGAATGAGGGTGTTTGGGTCGACAGGAGGAGAATTCATGCCAGCGGTTGCCGGTTTCGGACCAGACGGTGATAGAGATGGCTGGCTTGAGTTCCTGCGAAATGCCGATAGCATCTTCCAAGCCTGTGGTGACGACATTCCATTTGTTCACTGGGCATCATACGAGAAAACCCACATCAGCCAATACAGCGATAGATACGGCGACCCTAATGGCGTTGCCGCGCACGTGAAAGCCAATCTTCTCGACCTGCTGACAATCGCCCACAAGTCTATAGTGCTTCCCTTACCGAGTTTCAGCCTGAAAGTGATTGAGAAGCACATCGGTTACCAGAGAACCCAAGAAGAATACGGTGGGACGTGGTCAATTGCCCAGTTCATCCTTGCCACGGAGACAAGAGACGAACAGTTACGGGCACAAATCATGGATCAGATTCTGAAATACAACGACGAAGACCTAGAGGCGACATGGGCAGTATTTGAGTGGCTGCGTGGCAAGAATCCATCGATTCCGAGCGCATAG
- a CDS encoding site-specific DNA-methyltransferase, with translation MPRKLPNYPNTMQDTPLAVPNKIADEEPPLVVREDHPRHLLVREPAYVTPLGAAYAADSLDVLRGLPTGSVNLVVTSPPYALHFKKAYGNVAKDSYINWFLPFAREILRVLAEDGSFVLNIGGSYNKGTPTRSIYHYKLLIALVEEVGFHLSQECFWYNPAKMPVPAEWVTVRRIRIKDSVEYVWWLSKTAWPKASNLKVLKEYSEDMLRLNRNGVRETVRPSGHVIRQSWDKVHAGGAIPANIVEEQLNEADSLLKFGNNSANDEYTMMCKKAGLNIHPARFPAALPSFFIRLLTDANDLVFDPFAGSNTAGAVSEELGRRWIASEQLDEYVQASKFRFRAAIEQPTLF, from the coding sequence ATGCCTCGAAAGCTGCCGAACTACCCGAACACGATGCAAGATACTCCCCTTGCTGTTCCCAATAAAATCGCAGACGAAGAACCACCGCTTGTCGTCCGCGAGGACCACCCACGGCACCTTCTCGTTCGTGAACCAGCATACGTTACGCCGCTGGGCGCAGCTTACGCAGCAGACTCCCTCGATGTACTTCGAGGTCTACCCACTGGAAGCGTGAACCTGGTAGTGACTTCGCCGCCGTATGCTCTGCACTTTAAGAAAGCATACGGCAACGTAGCGAAAGACAGCTACATCAATTGGTTCCTGCCGTTTGCAAGAGAGATTCTTCGTGTCTTGGCGGAAGATGGTAGCTTTGTCCTGAACATCGGCGGGAGCTATAACAAGGGAACGCCAACGCGATCCATATATCACTACAAGCTGTTGATCGCTTTGGTCGAAGAGGTCGGATTCCATCTCTCACAAGAATGCTTCTGGTACAACCCTGCCAAGATGCCGGTGCCTGCAGAGTGGGTGACTGTTAGACGAATTCGAATTAAGGATTCCGTCGAGTACGTTTGGTGGTTGTCAAAAACCGCTTGGCCAAAAGCTTCAAATCTAAAGGTTCTCAAAGAATACAGCGAGGACATGCTTCGCCTAAATCGCAATGGAGTACGCGAAACTGTCAGACCGTCTGGACACGTCATTCGCCAAAGTTGGGACAAAGTTCATGCGGGCGGAGCCATCCCGGCAAACATCGTAGAAGAACAGCTGAACGAGGCAGACTCGCTGCTAAAGTTTGGGAACAACTCTGCAAATGACGAGTACACGATGATGTGTAAGAAAGCCGGCTTGAATATCCACCCGGCAAGATTTCCTGCGGCTCTTCCCTCTTTTTTCATTAGGCTCCTAACCGATGCCAACGACCTCGTCTTCGACCCCTTCGCCGGATCAAATACTGCTGGCGCTGTCTCGGAAGAGTTGGGTAGGCGGTGGATTGCGTCGGAACAGCTCGATGAATACGTGCAGGCCAGTAAGTTCCGTTTCAGAGCCGCAATCGAGCAGCCCACGCTGTTCTGA
- a CDS encoding YbjN domain-containing protein, whose translation MERTNASEEFAVELLKRIQELLLTKDVTSEIDKDGDLIFIAMCAPVIARIVVSATKSALIVRAYIPLVVPAHRRQTMFECLGRANWQLRFARFEMDPEDGELRCRADMPIHDAVPSERQLVSIIYSVWNVTEGYAPALVEVMMGQVEPAVAIARVEQKQSDPVRIAQETDLSVN comes from the coding sequence TTGGAACGCACCAATGCGTCGGAGGAATTTGCCGTGGAACTTTTGAAACGAATTCAGGAGCTACTGTTAACGAAGGACGTCACTTCCGAGATTGATAAGGATGGCGACCTGATATTTATTGCAATGTGTGCCCCCGTCATTGCTCGAATCGTTGTCTCTGCAACCAAATCGGCACTGATCGTTCGGGCCTACATTCCACTGGTTGTGCCTGCACATCGCCGCCAGACGATGTTTGAATGCTTAGGTCGTGCAAACTGGCAACTTCGATTCGCCCGGTTTGAAATGGACCCAGAAGACGGGGAACTTAGATGCCGGGCCGATATGCCCATCCATGACGCGGTGCCATCCGAACGTCAACTAGTCTCCATAATTTACTCCGTTTGGAACGTCACAGAAGGTTATGCACCGGCACTTGTGGAAGTGATGATGGGGCAGGTGGAACCGGCTGTTGCAATCGCGCGGGTCGAGCAAAAGCAAAGCGACCCGGTCCGAATAGCGCAGGAAACAGATTTGTCGGTGAACTAA
- a CDS encoding ADP-ribosylglycohydrolase family protein, with the protein MFINPHTLSRAQACLLGQLAGDSLGSLVEFQSPEEIARKYPDGVRELADGGTWETVAGQPTDDSEMALALARMLVKFRRYDVDEARRAYLLWLNSAPFDCGSTVAAGLRGHPNHDSQANGALMRISPLGVFCCNLDQEKTSEFARQDAALTHPHPICLQTNSLFAMAIAEAVGQWTSEQQIYEDIKEWAVTMKVEKPLMRAILDAEDHRPADYVHQQGWVLIAFQNALYQLLHAKSLEEGVVDTVMCGGDTDTNAAIAGALLGAVHGMHSVPAQWVEKVLNCRPKFGQANVRHPRPECFWPVDVLKIARCLVAGGDADGVD; encoded by the coding sequence ATGTTCATTAATCCCCATACGCTTTCGCGTGCACAAGCCTGTTTACTCGGTCAGCTTGCTGGAGATTCCCTCGGGAGCCTCGTGGAGTTTCAATCGCCGGAAGAAATTGCACGGAAATACCCAGACGGAGTTCGGGAGTTGGCAGATGGAGGAACGTGGGAGACGGTTGCGGGACAGCCGACCGATGATTCTGAGATGGCTTTAGCTTTGGCCAGAATGCTGGTGAAGTTCAGACGCTACGACGTGGACGAGGCTCGAAGGGCATACCTGCTGTGGCTGAATTCAGCCCCGTTTGATTGCGGTAGCACTGTGGCAGCTGGATTACGAGGCCATCCGAATCACGACAGTCAAGCGAATGGTGCCTTGATGCGCATTAGCCCTTTAGGCGTCTTCTGTTGCAACTTGGATCAGGAGAAAACTTCTGAGTTCGCGCGGCAAGATGCTGCGTTGACTCATCCACATCCAATCTGTCTTCAAACGAATTCGCTATTCGCTATGGCTATTGCGGAGGCGGTCGGCCAATGGACGAGTGAACAGCAGATATATGAAGACATCAAGGAGTGGGCAGTAACCATGAAGGTCGAGAAGCCATTGATGAGGGCAATACTCGATGCGGAGGACCATAGACCTGCCGATTACGTTCATCAACAGGGATGGGTTCTCATCGCTTTCCAGAATGCCTTGTACCAACTACTTCACGCCAAATCATTGGAGGAAGGTGTCGTGGATACGGTGATGTGCGGCGGTGATACGGATACGAACGCAGCGATTGCTGGAGCGCTGCTCGGGGCTGTCCACGGTATGCATTCTGTCCCTGCCCAGTGGGTTGAGAAGGTTTTGAATTGTCGGCCAAAGTTCGGTCAGGCTAACGTCCGACACCCGCGCCCGGAATGTTTCTGGCCTGTGGATGTACTCAAAATCGCTCGGTGCTTGGTGGCTGGCGGGGACGCGGACGGTGTCGATTGA